From the Pseudomonas putida genome, one window contains:
- the rlmB gene encoding 23S rRNA (guanosine(2251)-2'-O)-methyltransferase RlmB: protein MSQLEKIYGVHAVQALLQHHPKRVKQIWLSEGRSEPRIQALLELAAENRVPVGQAERRELDAWVEGVHQGVVAEVSPSQVWGELMLEELLERSETPPLILVLDGVTDPHNLGACLRTADAAGATAVIVPKDKSATLTPVVRKVACGAAEVIPLVAVTNLARTLEKLQQRGLWVVGTAGEAEQEIYQQDLTGPLVMIMGAEGKGMRRLTREHCDFLVKLPMSGSVSSLNVSVATGVCLFEAVRQRQAKR from the coding sequence ATGAGTCAGCTGGAAAAGATCTACGGCGTGCACGCCGTGCAGGCACTGCTGCAGCACCATCCGAAGCGGGTCAAGCAGATCTGGCTGTCGGAAGGGCGCAGCGAGCCGCGCATCCAGGCGCTGCTGGAGCTGGCCGCAGAAAACCGCGTGCCGGTCGGCCAGGCCGAGCGCCGTGAGCTGGATGCCTGGGTCGAAGGCGTGCACCAGGGCGTGGTTGCCGAGGTGAGCCCGAGCCAGGTGTGGGGCGAGTTGATGCTCGAGGAGCTGCTCGAGCGCAGTGAAACCCCACCGCTGATCCTGGTGCTGGATGGCGTGACCGACCCGCACAACCTTGGCGCTTGCCTGCGCACCGCCGATGCGGCCGGCGCCACGGCGGTGATCGTGCCCAAGGACAAGTCGGCCACCCTGACGCCGGTAGTGCGCAAGGTGGCCTGCGGTGCGGCGGAGGTGATTCCGCTGGTCGCCGTGACCAACCTGGCGCGCACGCTGGAGAAACTGCAGCAGCGTGGCCTGTGGGTGGTGGGTACCGCTGGCGAGGCTGAGCAGGAGATCTACCAGCAGGACCTGACCGGCCCGCTGGTGATGATCATGGGCGCGGAAGGCAAGGGCATGCGCCGGCTGACCCGCGAGCATTGCGACTTCCTGGTGAAGTTGCCGATGAGCGGTAGCGTGAGCAGCCTGAACGTGTCGGTGGCGACGGGCGTCTGCCTGTTCGAGGCCGTGCGCCAGCGTCAGGCCAAGCGCTGA
- the rpsF gene encoding 30S ribosomal protein S6, with product MRHYEIIFLVHPDQSEQVGGMVERYTKLIEEDGGKIHRLEDWGRRQLAYAINNVHKAHYVMLNVECTGKALAELEDNFRYNDAVIRNLVIRRDEAVTGQSEMLKAEENRSERRERRERPEHAESADGDDSNDSDSSDNADE from the coding sequence ATGCGTCATTACGAAATCATCTTCCTGGTTCACCCGGACCAGAGCGAGCAAGTCGGCGGCATGGTTGAGCGTTACACCAAGCTGATCGAAGAAGATGGCGGCAAGATCCACCGCCTGGAAGACTGGGGCCGTCGTCAACTGGCCTACGCAATCAACAATGTTCACAAGGCTCACTACGTGATGCTGAACGTTGAGTGCACCGGCAAGGCCCTGGCCGAGCTGGAAGACAACTTCCGCTACAACGATGCCGTTATCCGTAACCTCGTCATCCGTCGCGACGAAGCCGTAACCGGCCAGTCCGAGATGCTGAAGGCTGAAGAAAACCGCAGCGAGCGCCGTGAGCGTCGTGAGCGTCCTGAGCATGCTGAGTCCGCCGACGGCGACGACAGCAATGACAGCGACTCCAGCGATAACGCTGACGAGTAA
- the rpsR gene encoding 30S ribosomal protein S18, translating into MARFFRRRKFCRFTAEDVKEIDFKDLNTLKAYVSETGKIVPSRITGTKARYQRQLATAIKRARFLALLPYTDSHGR; encoded by the coding sequence ATGGCACGTTTCTTCCGTCGTCGTAAATTCTGCCGCTTCACTGCTGAAGACGTGAAAGAGATCGACTTCAAAGATCTCAACACCCTGAAAGCTTACGTATCCGAAACCGGCAAGATCGTTCCAAGCCGTATCACCGGTACCAAAGCTCGTTATCAGCGTCAGCTGGCTACCGCTATCAAGCGCGCCCGCTTCCTGGCCCTGCTGCCCTACACCGACAGCCACGGCCGCTGA